From Aerosakkonema funiforme FACHB-1375, the proteins below share one genomic window:
- a CDS encoding ArsA family ATPase has product MNLNSKNINDLVMYDSLHLTMFSGKGGVGKTTLACGFARRWAKLFPHEQILLISTDPAHSLGDVLQTQVLDSASPLPDLPNLSVRALDAKKLLIEFKAKYGNYLETLVERGSFVEGEDLTPVWDLDWPGLDEIMGLLEIQRLLTEKAVDRIVVDMAPSGHTLNLLGIKDFLDIVLNSLELFQEKHRVIFKSFKGKYAPDDVDEFLIKMKSELSEGKRSLQNKDFTACLVVAIAEPMSLLETERLIESLQALEIACSGIFVNHILTETSPDLDRYSEQQQLLQKFLKLPGKQPVFTIAEQRSEPLGSAALDNIVTQIQKIDIDTVAIAPPPPVQWPSKVPPNFNDFIAEKRQLILVGGKGGVGKTTVAAAIGWALANRYPDKNIRMISIDPAHSLGDAFGVKLGHEPSQITDNLSGQEVNAEIVLEEFRNDYLWELAEMMSGEGTEPGAIKIAYTPEAWRQIVAQALPGIDEILSLITVMDLLDRKQQDLIIVDTAPTGHLLRFLEMPSALADWLAWIFKLWMKYQTVLGRVDLMGRLRNLRQQVVKAQKKLKDPNHTEFIGVIQAQAAIIAEQVRLTESLQNKDVPQRYVVHNRYIPDVEIDSDLFPGQTIIRLPILPRSVEAIARIEGAAKLLF; this is encoded by the coding sequence ATGAATTTAAACAGCAAAAATATAAACGATCTCGTCATGTACGATTCGCTTCACTTAACAATGTTCAGCGGTAAAGGTGGAGTAGGAAAAACAACCCTTGCCTGCGGTTTTGCTCGACGCTGGGCGAAACTATTTCCTCACGAACAAATCCTATTAATATCTACAGATCCAGCCCATTCTTTAGGCGATGTCCTGCAAACACAAGTGCTAGACAGCGCCTCACCGTTACCCGATTTACCTAACTTAAGCGTGCGGGCATTAGATGCGAAGAAATTACTAATTGAATTTAAGGCAAAATACGGCAATTATTTAGAAACTTTAGTTGAGCGGGGTAGCTTCGTTGAAGGGGAAGATTTAACGCCTGTTTGGGATTTGGATTGGCCGGGTTTAGACGAAATCATGGGTTTGTTAGAAATCCAACGACTGCTAACAGAAAAAGCAGTCGATCGCATCGTCGTCGATATGGCTCCTTCCGGTCATACTTTAAACTTGTTGGGCATCAAAGATTTTTTAGATATAGTTTTAAATTCCTTAGAATTATTCCAAGAAAAACATCGAGTTATTTTCAAAAGCTTTAAGGGAAAGTATGCGCCCGATGACGTGGATGAGTTTTTAATAAAAATGAAATCTGAATTATCAGAAGGCAAACGCTCGCTGCAAAATAAAGATTTTACTGCTTGCTTGGTAGTTGCGATCGCCGAACCCATGAGCCTTTTAGAAACCGAACGACTTATCGAAAGTTTGCAAGCATTGGAAATAGCTTGCAGCGGCATATTTGTTAACCATATTTTAACAGAAACATCACCCGATTTAGATCGCTATAGCGAACAACAACAATTACTGCAAAAATTCCTCAAACTTCCCGGCAAACAACCAGTTTTTACAATCGCCGAACAAAGATCAGAACCCCTTGGCAGTGCGGCTTTAGACAATATTGTCACTCAAATTCAAAAAATCGATATCGATACAGTTGCAATTGCGCCACCACCGCCCGTACAATGGCCGTCAAAAGTGCCACCCAATTTTAACGATTTTATTGCTGAAAAACGACAACTTATCCTCGTTGGCGGTAAAGGCGGAGTTGGAAAAACTACCGTAGCAGCAGCTATAGGATGGGCGTTAGCAAATCGCTATCCCGATAAAAATATTCGCATGATTTCTATCGATCCAGCCCACTCTTTAGGAGATGCTTTCGGGGTAAAATTAGGACACGAACCCAGTCAGATTACTGATAATTTAAGCGGTCAAGAAGTTAATGCCGAGATAGTCTTAGAAGAATTCCGCAATGATTATTTGTGGGAATTAGCCGAAATGATGAGCGGCGAAGGAACAGAACCTGGGGCGATTAAAATTGCTTACACTCCCGAAGCTTGGCGACAAATAGTAGCGCAAGCTTTACCCGGTATTGACGAAATACTTTCTCTCATCACCGTGATGGATTTATTAGACCGCAAACAGCAAGATTTAATTATCGTGGATACCGCGCCAACAGGTCATCTGCTGCGCTTTTTAGAAATGCCGTCTGCATTAGCAGACTGGCTAGCTTGGATATTCAAATTGTGGATGAAATATCAAACCGTTTTAGGTAGAGTAGATTTGATGGGACGACTGCGGAATTTGCGCCAACAAGTTGTGAAAGCGCAGAAGAAATTGAAAGACCCCAATCATACAGAATTTATTGGCGTTATCCAAGCTCAAGCGGCGATTATTGCCGAACAAGTGCGGTTAACTGAGTCTTTGCAAAATAAGGATGTTCCCCAGCGCTACGTCGTGCATAATCGCTACATTCCAGATGTGGAAATAGATAGCGATTTATTTCCAGGACAAACGATTATTCGCTTACCGATTTTACCGCGCTCGGTAGAGGCGATCGCTAGAATTGAAGGAGCGGCCAAGCTGTTATTTTAA
- a CDS encoding NHLP family bacteriocin export ABC transporter peptidase/permease/ATPase subunit, with product MITPKIKSKIQNPKSKIVKTPTVLQMEAVECGAAALGIILAYYDRIVPLTELRQECGVSRDGSNASNLLKAAKHYGMQAKGYKKGLEALMDLPTPYIVFWNFNHFLVVEGFKRDRVYLNDPASGRRRVSKQEFSQAYTGIVLVLEPGPEFKKGGQKRNIIFSLHSRLKNSYDAVLFSIFAGLLLTFPRLALPAFSQIFTDEILVQGRDNWLRPLLLGMIVTAIFQSLLSRLRLMYIRRLTIKLSALMTGQFIWHILRLPVTFYAQRFAGEIANRVALNGKVVNVLNSVSTTIIDTVMLVFYAILMVMYDKVLTLMTVCFAAVNIITLQVIRRFRVDANLRISQESGKVSGAIVDSLQSLETVKASGLDSDLFAKFAGYNTKAINAQQELALQSQILTLLPTILSSLASMALLGFGGLRVMEGSLTVGMLVAYQSLVSSFLGPVNSLVNFGSTLQLLEADLERLDDIWQNPVDPEVERENNALSFASPQSPKLQGYVELRNLSFGYNRLESPLIENFNLSLKPGQRVAIIGGSGAGKSTIAKLIAGLYTPWQGEILFDGIPRDRIPRLMLANSVAMVEQDIFLFKGTVRENLTLWNSTVPEANLVQACQDAAIHERILSMPGGYDAEISEAGTNISGGERQRLEIARALVMNPSVLVLDEATSSLDTETELIIDRNLRRRGCSCIVIAHRFSTIRDCDRIIVVEKGKVYT from the coding sequence ATGATAACCCCAAAGATAAAATCCAAAATCCAAAATCCAAAATCCAAAATCGTTAAAACTCCGACAGTACTGCAAATGGAAGCAGTGGAATGCGGTGCTGCTGCGTTGGGAATTATTCTAGCTTATTACGATCGCATTGTACCTTTAACAGAACTCCGTCAAGAATGCGGCGTATCTCGCGACGGTAGTAACGCCTCCAATTTGCTCAAAGCTGCCAAACACTACGGAATGCAGGCAAAAGGCTATAAAAAAGGACTAGAGGCGTTAATGGACTTGCCAACTCCCTATATTGTGTTTTGGAACTTCAATCATTTTTTGGTAGTGGAGGGATTTAAGCGCGATCGCGTCTATCTTAACGACCCAGCCAGCGGACGCCGCCGCGTATCTAAACAAGAATTTTCTCAAGCTTACACTGGTATTGTATTAGTTTTAGAACCAGGCCCAGAATTCAAAAAAGGCGGCCAAAAGCGCAATATAATTTTCTCCTTACACTCCCGCCTGAAAAACTCCTACGATGCAGTCTTATTCTCCATCTTTGCCGGATTGCTTCTCACATTTCCCCGCTTAGCATTGCCAGCATTTAGCCAAATTTTTACAGATGAAATCCTCGTGCAAGGTCGCGATAATTGGTTGCGACCTTTATTGTTAGGGATGATAGTTACAGCCATATTTCAGAGTTTGTTATCTAGATTACGGCTAATGTACATACGACGCCTGACAATTAAGCTATCGGCACTGATGACAGGACAGTTTATTTGGCATATTTTACGTTTGCCAGTGACATTTTACGCTCAGCGTTTTGCGGGAGAAATCGCCAACCGCGTTGCACTTAATGGCAAAGTTGTCAATGTATTGAATAGCGTTTCTACCACAATTATCGATACCGTGATGCTGGTATTTTACGCCATTCTCATGGTTATGTATGACAAAGTGCTGACACTGATGACAGTTTGTTTCGCCGCAGTTAATATTATTACTTTGCAAGTAATACGCCGTTTTCGGGTTGATGCCAACTTAAGGATTAGCCAAGAAAGCGGTAAAGTTTCAGGCGCGATTGTTGACAGTCTTCAATCCCTCGAAACTGTCAAAGCTTCCGGTCTTGATTCCGATTTATTTGCTAAGTTTGCCGGATACAATACTAAAGCGATCAACGCACAGCAAGAATTAGCTTTACAGAGTCAAATCTTAACATTATTACCAACAATTTTAAGTTCCCTGGCAAGCATGGCTCTCTTAGGATTCGGCGGTTTGCGGGTGATGGAAGGTAGCCTGACTGTTGGGATGCTAGTTGCTTATCAAAGTTTAGTCAGTAGCTTTCTGGGGCCAGTGAATAGTTTGGTGAATTTTGGCAGTACTTTGCAACTACTAGAAGCCGATTTAGAACGCCTTGATGATATTTGGCAAAATCCTGTCGATCCCGAAGTAGAAAGAGAGAATAATGCTTTATCTTTCGCCAGTCCCCAATCACCCAAACTGCAAGGTTATGTTGAGTTACGCAATCTTTCCTTTGGTTATAATCGTCTGGAATCTCCGTTGATTGAAAACTTTAACTTAAGCTTAAAACCCGGACAGCGGGTGGCAATAATTGGCGGTAGCGGTGCTGGTAAATCGACAATTGCCAAGTTGATTGCAGGTTTATATACACCTTGGCAGGGTGAGATTCTGTTTGATGGTATTCCTCGCGATCGAATTCCTCGCTTGATGTTAGCAAACTCAGTCGCAATGGTGGAACAAGATATCTTTTTGTTTAAAGGAACTGTGCGAGAAAACCTTACCCTATGGAACTCAACCGTTCCGGAAGCAAACTTAGTGCAAGCTTGTCAGGATGCAGCAATTCACGAGCGCATTTTATCTATGCCGGGAGGATACGACGCCGAAATTTCCGAAGCAGGCACAAATATTAGTGGGGGAGAACGCCAGCGGTTAGAAATTGCTAGAGCTTTGGTGATGAATCCTTCAGTATTAGTGTTAGATGAAGCGACGAGTTCTTTGGATACGGAAACCGAATTAATTATCGATCGCAATCTGCGGCGACGCGGTTGTTCTTGTATTGTAATAGCGCATCGCTTCAGCACAATTAGAGATTGCGATCGCATCATTGTCGTGGAGAAAGGCAAAGTCTATACTTGA
- a CDS encoding GvpL/GvpF family gas vesicle protein, producing MEQKNLYTYGFLATPTTSLELPVGISDRVILISSAGVSSVVEADVSVEALQNDDRQLIEAVLSHDRVIGELFRQTTVLPLRFGISFVSKENLLNHLESHAEEYLEKLRQLNGKAEYILKFIPRTPEEQKISAEGGGKQYFLAKKQLYKAQQEFYATQTAEWEEAVEIITQIHKSAIAVPQEGEEARIYILIDRQDQPLLADQFLAWQQACPRWQLLLGEPLAPYHFI from the coding sequence GTGGAACAAAAAAATCTTTATACTTACGGCTTTTTGGCAACGCCAACTACTTCTCTAGAATTGCCTGTGGGAATTAGCGATCGCGTAATTTTGATTAGCAGCGCGGGCGTTTCATCTGTAGTAGAAGCGGATGTATCCGTAGAAGCGTTGCAAAACGACGATCGCCAATTAATCGAAGCGGTTTTGTCGCACGATCGCGTTATTGGCGAACTATTCCGTCAAACTACGGTTTTACCTTTGCGCTTTGGCATTTCTTTTGTATCCAAAGAAAACTTGTTGAATCATTTGGAATCCCACGCTGAAGAATATCTGGAAAAACTACGCCAACTCAATGGTAAAGCTGAATATATCTTGAAGTTTATTCCCCGCACTCCAGAAGAACAAAAAATCTCAGCAGAAGGTGGGGGAAAACAATATTTTTTGGCTAAGAAGCAACTTTATAAAGCACAGCAGGAATTTTACGCCACTCAAACAGCGGAATGGGAAGAGGCAGTAGAAATCATCACCCAAATACATAAATCTGCAATTGCTGTACCGCAAGAGGGTGAAGAAGCGCGGATTTATATTTTAATCGATCGCCAAGACCAACCCTTACTCGCCGACCAATTTCTCGCTTGGCAACAAGCCTGTCCCCGCTGGCAATTGCTGTTGGGAGAACCCTTAGCTCCTTACCATTTTATCTAA
- a CDS encoding DUF29 family protein: MAECYRRGRKAASNETELFLDTFPLECPYSIIQVLDPEFLPQAII, translated from the coding sequence TTGGCGGAGTGCTATCGTCGCGGTCGGAAAGCAGCTAGTAATGAAACGGAACTATTCTTAGATACGTTTCCGTTAGAATGCCCCTATAGCATCATCCAAGTTCTCGATCCTGAGTTTTTACCACAAGCTATTATTTAG
- a CDS encoding Uma2 family endonuclease, with product MTIAQNKTKDQRLVLSGMDWQQFKLLQEIFAESPGIRLAYYKGEVEILTVSPDHETFSRMIAFLLCQYFISKDIEFNPLGSFTQEKEKEVSAQADESFAIGSSTATNPDLSVEVIFTSGSDRKLARYQILGVPEVWFWEDSLFKLYRLRESGYERIERSEVLPDLDINLLARCLMMASKVEALKTFQQAIA from the coding sequence ATGACAATAGCGCAAAACAAGACAAAAGACCAAAGGCTAGTTCTCTCTGGGATGGATTGGCAACAGTTTAAGTTACTTCAGGAAATTTTTGCCGAATCACCTGGAATTCGACTGGCTTACTACAAAGGAGAAGTTGAAATCTTGACAGTTTCCCCAGACCATGAAACATTCAGTCGAATGATTGCGTTTTTACTTTGCCAATACTTTATTAGCAAAGATATTGAGTTCAACCCATTAGGTAGTTTTACCCAAGAGAAGGAAAAAGAAGTTTCAGCACAAGCAGATGAATCTTTTGCCATTGGTAGCTCAACAGCCACCAACCCCGATCTCTCCGTGGAAGTCATTTTTACCAGTGGTAGCGATCGCAAATTGGCACGCTACCAAATATTAGGTGTTCCTGAAGTTTGGTTTTGGGAAGATAGTTTATTTAAGCTTTACCGCTTGCGGGAATCTGGGTACGAGAGGATAGAGCGCTCGGAAGTATTACCCGATTTAGATATCAATTTGTTAGCTCGTTGTTTGATGATGGCTTCCAAAGTAGAAGCTCTGAAAACGTTTCAACAGGCAATTGCTTGA
- a CDS encoding FHA domain-containing protein, protein MMVVGFGFDPIPGLTQLKPEVTYLLVLNGPKANQYFSLNRLRSLIGRSHPPHIIVDIDLSGYEPSLPTTISRHHAVIQWANNKLQIIDLASRNGTFVNGQQLTPPSADRPSDPVVLTVGSKIKLGNLEFAIVVAG, encoded by the coding sequence ATGATGGTTGTTGGTTTTGGTTTCGATCCGATTCCTGGATTAACTCAGCTTAAACCGGAAGTAACTTATTTGCTTGTTCTCAATGGGCCAAAAGCAAATCAATATTTTTCTCTGAATCGGTTGCGATCGCTCATCGGGCGCAGCCATCCTCCTCATATTATTGTCGATATTGACCTCAGCGGCTACGAGCCCAGCCTCCCTACGACCATCTCCCGTCATCACGCCGTCATCCAGTGGGCAAATAATAAACTTCAAATTATCGATCTTGCCAGCCGCAATGGTACTTTTGTAAATGGGCAACAACTTACTCCCCCGTCTGCCGATCGGCCCTCAGATCCGGTTGTGCTAACTGTGGGTAGTAAAATTAAACTTGGCAACCTAGAGTTTGCAATTGTTGTTGCTGGATAG
- a CDS encoding type II toxin-antitoxin system RelE/ParE family toxin, with protein MKYHIEISSVAEVEADRAFLRMSQATSIEKANQWYAGLLKAIESLSQMPKRCSLARENDYFSKEIRQLLYSKGRYRILFTIIESDKVSIVRVLHIRQAAQQTLGETPEESGET; from the coding sequence ATGAAGTATCATATAGAGATTTCAAGTGTGGCTGAGGTTGAAGCGGATAGAGCATTTTTGCGGATGTCTCAAGCTACATCAATTGAAAAAGCAAATCAGTGGTATGCAGGACTATTAAAAGCGATCGAGTCTTTATCACAGATGCCAAAACGTTGTTCTCTGGCGCGAGAAAATGATTATTTCAGCAAAGAAATTCGACAACTGCTCTATAGTAAAGGGCGCTATCGGATTCTTTTTACCATTATTGAAAGTGATAAAGTCTCTATAGTTCGGGTTCTGCATATTCGCCAAGCTGCACAACAAACTCTTGGTGAAACTCCAGAGGAGTCTGGTGAAACCTAA
- a CDS encoding vWA domain-containing protein, which translates to MFNLQLAWDRPVKISSQLSEHILRVRIVPAGDRTQNLPLQLAVALDTSASMQGEKWERSKAATLALASQLRPGDRLSLAGFADWVTPLIQNVQNDRLGDLRTILDRLVAEGVTRTDLALNWIRSALPPQSGRARVGILITDGHPTTEKGEVLQEVDRLILQAEAMATDGISICTVGLGNAADFNSALLVSLSDRGRGTFMYADNPSLLTTQLQERLQAVQTISVADAVLKINLADGVRVKNCCQFRPDYLPLGETAKGEINLRNLRSDTSTDVLLGLEVSSLNPIHPPGSYAIAEVGLQTLEFTSAISPVPLQFTSSYREAQQINLEVDRDRLCWDINRFSTELNNTNDPLQTGELLSQIQAAALKSGQIAIADRATQQLDDLYKTGKLSAHQATGLLTATRQLGGL; encoded by the coding sequence ATGTTCAATTTGCAACTTGCCTGGGATCGCCCTGTTAAAATCAGTTCGCAACTTTCAGAACATATTTTACGAGTGCGGATCGTACCTGCGGGCGATCGCACTCAAAATTTACCCTTACAATTGGCAGTGGCGCTGGATACTAGCGCTTCGATGCAAGGTGAAAAGTGGGAACGATCGAAAGCAGCAACTCTTGCGTTAGCATCACAGTTACGTCCCGGAGATCGCCTCTCTCTAGCAGGATTTGCCGATTGGGTGACGCCGCTGATCCAAAATGTTCAGAACGATCGACTTGGCGATTTGCGAACAATTTTGGATCGCTTAGTTGCGGAAGGGGTAACGCGCACTGATTTGGCGCTAAACTGGATTCGCTCTGCCTTACCGCCACAGTCGGGTAGAGCGAGGGTAGGAATTCTGATTACAGATGGACATCCTACCACCGAAAAAGGAGAGGTTTTGCAGGAAGTCGATCGACTGATTTTGCAAGCTGAAGCAATGGCAACAGATGGTATTAGTATCTGTACGGTAGGATTGGGTAATGCTGCTGATTTTAATTCCGCGTTGCTGGTGAGTTTGAGCGATCGCGGACGCGGTACGTTTATGTATGCCGATAACCCGTCTCTGCTCACAACTCAATTGCAAGAACGTTTGCAAGCAGTACAGACGATCTCAGTTGCAGATGCGGTTCTCAAAATCAATTTAGCTGATGGTGTGAGGGTGAAAAATTGCTGCCAGTTTCGTCCGGATTACTTGCCTTTGGGAGAAACTGCTAAGGGGGAAATTAATTTGCGAAATTTGCGATCGGATACTTCAACAGATGTACTTTTAGGATTAGAAGTATCTAGTTTAAACCCAATTCATCCCCCCGGTAGTTACGCGATTGCAGAAGTTGGGTTACAAACATTAGAATTCACTTCTGCTATATCGCCAGTGCCGCTGCAATTTACTTCTTCCTATCGAGAAGCACAACAAATTAATTTGGAGGTCGATCGCGATCGTCTCTGCTGGGATATCAATCGTTTCAGTACTGAACTGAACAATACGAACGATCCTTTGCAAACTGGCGAATTGCTCAGCCAAATCCAAGCGGCAGCTCTAAAATCTGGTCAGATAGCTATTGCCGATCGAGCAACTCAGCAATTAGATGATTTGTATAAAACTGGCAAACTTAGCGCCCATCAAGCAACAGGATTGCTGACCGCAACTCGTCAATTGGGAGGTTTATGA
- a CDS encoding BrnT family toxin: MELKFEWDDQKASSNLNKHGVSFEDAKKVFADPLAYIFEDRSHSVEERREIIIGHDLSYRLFLVSFTERSGVIRIISARLATNKERKDYEQYSKF; encoded by the coding sequence ATGGAATTAAAATTTGAGTGGGATGACCAAAAAGCCAGTAGTAATTTGAATAAGCATGGTGTCAGCTTTGAAGATGCTAAAAAAGTCTTTGCCGATCCCCTAGCTTACATTTTTGAAGATCGATCGCACTCGGTTGAAGAACGGCGGGAAATAATTATCGGACATGACCTAAGTTATCGCTTATTCTTAGTCTCTTTTACTGAAAGGTCAGGTGTAATCCGTATCATCAGCGCTCGTCTTGCAACTAACAAGGAACGAAAAGATTATGAGCAATACTCCAAATTCTAA
- a CDS encoding AAA family ATPase, translating to MFPISARWIQDFEKHLYRRQHIILYSNIHDQFLWQGSYHGIAEFLNAYFLNLGFDLIVRYDPVDGLTFPQSEMRQLFDELARQRLAEQQLERLGQSATPAAPATADPMQAPSRANPGTVVQRLTSTYLSPEVAFGHLRAVISQPKTTVAAIVDLGDMLTADPERYLVDERHLLMLLKKCTLEAAVIREGNLIGYRNTLILLASDLRRVPPWFYTSNPFVALVQVTRPNKEERLQFILRFGQQGFYGGHLLNVQRATPQQPSDLELAAEEFAALTEGFQTMDLEAIRHTSWRESIPLTPKTVLRLVDFYKFGQRDEPFENISADKIAYAREELSKSVIGQPRAVEAVTTLLTSAKVGISLSNVSGRNSKPKGIFFFVGPTGVGKTELAKSLTRLIFGDEQAFARYDMSEYKEEHAAEKLAGAPPGFVGYEEGGQLTNRILERPYSILLFDEIEKAHPKVLDKFLQILEDGRLTDGKGQTVYFNQTVIIFTSNIGASDLTDPQTGAIIRNGIMTEVQKQGVNSFTYAQVDTHFRSEVHWHFTSRIGRAELLNRLGDSIVVFDLLRPEFVWKIGEKFLRQLAESAWDKYRLLLLFQTSVLEVLSLNMQQSDNLLFGGRRIKTLLETLVERPLNRWIFENYPDFNVLAGRRLIVGLGNNSLLTVVDG from the coding sequence ATGTTCCCAATTTCAGCCCGTTGGATTCAAGACTTTGAAAAACACCTCTATCGCCGCCAGCACATCATTTTATACAGCAACATTCACGATCAATTTCTTTGGCAAGGCAGTTATCACGGCATCGCAGAATTTCTTAATGCCTATTTCCTCAACTTGGGATTTGACCTGATTGTGCGTTATGACCCCGTGGATGGTCTGACCTTTCCCCAGTCAGAAATGCGCCAATTGTTTGACGAATTGGCACGCCAGCGACTGGCAGAACAGCAACTGGAACGCTTGGGACAGTCCGCCACTCCCGCCGCACCCGCAACGGCAGACCCCATGCAAGCCCCATCCCGCGCCAATCCCGGCACAGTGGTGCAACGACTGACCAGCACTTACCTGTCGCCAGAAGTTGCTTTTGGTCATTTACGAGCTGTAATTTCCCAGCCGAAAACGACAGTAGCGGCAATTGTAGATTTAGGTGATATGCTAACAGCCGATCCCGAACGTTATCTAGTAGATGAACGTCATTTATTAATGTTGCTGAAAAAATGCACATTGGAAGCTGCTGTAATTCGAGAAGGCAATCTCATCGGCTATCGCAACACCCTCATTCTCCTAGCAAGCGACCTCCGGCGTGTTCCGCCTTGGTTTTATACTAGCAATCCTTTTGTCGCTTTAGTACAAGTTACTCGTCCCAATAAAGAAGAACGACTTCAGTTTATTCTCCGCTTCGGACAGCAGGGATTTTATGGCGGACATTTATTAAATGTCCAACGTGCCACTCCCCAACAACCTTCCGATTTGGAACTCGCCGCCGAAGAATTTGCGGCTTTGACAGAAGGATTTCAAACAATGGATTTGGAAGCTATTCGTCATACCTCTTGGCGAGAAAGCATTCCCCTCACTCCCAAAACAGTATTGCGCCTGGTAGACTTCTACAAATTCGGGCAACGGGATGAACCTTTTGAGAATATAAGTGCAGATAAAATTGCTTATGCCAGGGAAGAATTATCGAAATCTGTGATTGGACAACCCCGCGCTGTAGAAGCTGTCACCACTTTATTAACTAGCGCCAAAGTGGGTATCAGTCTCAGCAATGTCAGCGGTCGAAATAGCAAACCGAAAGGAATTTTCTTTTTTGTTGGCCCTACCGGTGTCGGTAAAACCGAGTTGGCTAAATCTCTCACCCGTCTGATTTTTGGAGACGAACAAGCATTTGCTCGTTATGATATGAGCGAGTACAAAGAAGAACACGCGGCGGAAAAGTTAGCGGGTGCGCCTCCCGGTTTTGTTGGTTACGAAGAAGGCGGACAATTAACTAATCGCATCCTGGAACGTCCTTACAGCATTTTGTTATTTGATGAAATTGAAAAAGCTCATCCCAAAGTTCTGGATAAGTTTCTCCAAATTCTGGAAGATGGTCGTCTCACGGATGGAAAAGGGCAAACAGTTTATTTCAATCAAACGGTGATTATTTTCACCAGTAATATTGGTGCTTCTGATTTGACCGACCCTCAGACGGGGGCGATTATTCGTAATGGCATTATGACAGAAGTGCAAAAGCAAGGTGTCAATTCCTTTACTTATGCTCAGGTGGATACTCATTTTCGCTCGGAAGTTCACTGGCATTTCACCAGTAGGATTGGTCGCGCTGAATTGCTAAACCGTCTGGGTGATAGTATTGTGGTGTTTGACTTGCTGCGTCCTGAATTTGTCTGGAAAATTGGGGAGAAGTTTCTGCGGCAATTGGCTGAATCTGCCTGGGATAAATATCGTCTGCTGCTACTATTTCAGACTTCGGTTCTGGAAGTTTTGAGTTTGAATATGCAGCAATCTGATAATTTATTGTTTGGCGGTCGGCGAATTAAAACTTTGCTGGAAACTTTAGTCGAAAGACCTCTGAATCGTTGGATTTTTGAGAATTATCCCGATTTCAATGTTTTGGCAGGCAGGCGGTTAATTGTTGGGTTAGGTAACAATAGTTTACTGACTGTAGTAGATGGGTAG
- a CDS encoding class I SAM-dependent methyltransferase, with product MKDEDLVKSCYSKDLAQRKNWYSEFADAYNKARPRYPKELIYRAVEVAKLEKEATILEVGCGPGNATIAFAELGFSMLCIEPSQTFYQLVRQNCAQYPNVEIRNTSFEEWQLETQRFNAVLAANSWHWIPPEIKYPKAAAALQENGYLILLWNMMPQPAYEVYQALHQVYQSQGVSIPAYEQMETQAEIIRGFGQDIIDSGMFKGLVSGHLLCEVTYNIDDYMTLLSTLSFYRIQDPEKMNFVFQSLRSVLESNWGSDIHVSYLSAFNIAEKV from the coding sequence ATGAAAGACGAAGATTTGGTGAAAAGCTGTTACAGCAAAGATTTGGCACAAAGAAAAAACTGGTATAGCGAATTCGCAGATGCCTACAACAAGGCAAGACCGCGCTATCCTAAAGAGCTAATTTATCGCGCTGTAGAGGTAGCCAAACTTGAAAAGGAGGCCACTATTCTGGAAGTGGGATGTGGGCCGGGAAATGCAACGATCGCATTTGCAGAACTCGGTTTTTCCATGCTCTGTATTGAGCCTAGCCAAACATTTTACCAGCTAGTGCGACAAAACTGCGCTCAGTATCCAAATGTAGAGATTAGGAACACTTCATTTGAAGAGTGGCAGTTAGAAACTCAGAGGTTCAATGCGGTTTTAGCAGCAAATTCTTGGCATTGGATTCCACCGGAAATTAAGTATCCAAAAGCTGCTGCTGCTCTGCAAGAAAACGGTTATTTAATATTGCTTTGGAACATGATGCCTCAACCCGCTTATGAGGTTTATCAAGCATTGCATCAAGTTTATCAGAGTCAGGGCGTGTCTATTCCAGCTTACGAGCAGATGGAAACTCAAGCAGAAATAATCAGAGGATTTGGGCAGGATATCATCGATTCAGGTATGTTTAAGGGCTTAGTTTCAGGACATTTGCTGTGTGAAGTTACCTATAATATAGATGATTATATGACGCTTTTGAGTACTTTGTCATTCTATCGGATACAAGACCCGGAGAAGATGAATTTTGTATTTCAAAGTTTGCGGTCAGTGCTGGAGAGTAACTGGGGAAGCGATATCCATGTTTCATATCTGTCAGCTTTTAATATTGCCGAAAAAGTATAG